CGCCCTGGCGCTGGCCCTGGGCGGCACGGCCGTCGCGGGAGGGTGCGCGCCGGCGGTCACCACGCAGCAGGAGCAGCAGCTCGGGGCCAACTACGCGGCCCAGATCAACCGCCAGCTCCCGCTGATCACCGACCGCGCCACCAACGACTACGTCAACCAGCTCGGCCGCAGGATCGCGTCGCAGGCGGACCAGCGCGGGATCCCGTACACGTTTTACGTCGTCAACTCCGACGTTGTCAACGCCTTCGCCATCCCCGGCGGCTACGTCTACGTCAACCGCGGGGTGATCGAGCGCGCCGACAACATGTCGGAGCTGGCCGGCGTGCTGGCCCACGAGATCGGCCACGTGGTGGAGCGGCACGGCCTGCAGCAGATGCAGCGCGCGCAGAACGCCAACACCATGCTGGGGGTGCTCTACGGCGTGCTGCTGCGCCGGCCGCCCTCGACGGTGGAGCGCGCGGGCATCCAGGTGGGCGGCAGCGCCGTGTTCGCCGGCTACGGCCGCGACGCCGAGCGCGAGGCCGACCGGGTGGCCATCACCTACCTGGTGCGCAGCGGGATCAGCCCCAACGGGCTCCCCAGCTTCTTCGAGGAGCTCCTGAGCGAGCGCCGGCGCAACCCCAGCCGGGTGGAGCAGTGGTTCTCCACGCACCCGCTGGAGCAGGAGCGCGTCGCCAACACCCGCGCCGCCATCCAGGCCACGCCGGGCGCGAACAGCTCCCGGCTGACCACCGACACGCGCGAGTTCCAGAGCTTCCGGGCGCGCGTCCGCTCGCTGACTCCCGTGCCGCGGGACCGGCGGTGAGCGCCCGGTTCGGCGGCGGCGTCCGGACCCGGCGCCTCCGCGCCCGGGTCCGGCCCGCGGGGGCCGCGCTCGCCCTGCTTCCGCTGCTGCTGGCGGGGTGCATCAGCGAGAAGCGCGAGCAGGCGCTCGGCGACCAGATCGCCGCGAACGTGAACGCGCGCGTCCCCCTGGTGCGGGACGTCCCGCTGAACCTGTACGTCAACGAGCTGGGCGGGCTGATCGCCCGCCACAGCGCGCGCCCCGACGTCCGCTACCACTTCTACATCGTCGACACCGACGCGGTGAACGCCTTCGCCCTGCCGGGCGGGCACATCTACGTCAACCGCGGGCTGATCGAGCGCACCAGCAACGTCTCCGAGCTCGCCGGGGTGCTGGCGCACGAGATCGGGCACGTGGCGGCCCGGCACGGCGCCAAGAACCTGCAGCGGCAGATGCGCACCAGCTCGATGTCGACGCTGCTGTACCAGACGATCCTGGGGCGCAAGCCGCTGCTGGACCAGCAGGCGCTGCAGCTGGGGAACCAGCTCTGGTTCGCGGCGCACTCGCGGCACGACGAGGCCGAGGCCGACCGGCTGGCGGTGGGGTACCTGATCGACACCGGCGTGGACCCCAACGGGATGCTGACGCTCTTCGACAGCCTGGCGCACGAGGAGCAGGCGGCGCCCGACGGGACGCCGGCCGCCGCGTGGTTCTCCACCCACCCGGCCACCGCGCACCGCATCGAGGTCACCCGCGCGCGCATCGCCGAGCTGCTCCCGGCGCACCCGCGCGAGCAGCTGGCCACCAACAACGCGTCGTACCCGCTCTTCCTGCGGCGGCTGTACGCGCTGCCGCCGCCGGCGCCCGTCTTCAACCTGAACTGAAGCGCCCGGGGCCCCGCCGCACGCGGGGCCCCTTCGCTTCCCGGCGCCCCTTGCGCCCGGCCGCCCCGCGCCGTCTCATTCCCCCGCGAGACGAAGCCGTTCCAGGAGATCGAGACGATGACGACCCTGCCCGTCGCGCTGACCATCGCCGGGTCCGACTCCGGCGGGGGCGCCGGCGTCCAGGCCGACCTCAAGACCTTCCACGCGTTCGGCGTCTTCGGCGCCAGCGCGCTGACGGCGGTCACGGTGCAGAACACGCGCGGCGTCACGGGCGTGCACGCCATCCCCGTCGACACCGTGCGCGCGCAGGTCCGCGCCGTGGCCGAGGACCTGCCGCCGGCCGCCTGCAAGACGGGGATGCTGGCCACCTCCGAGCTGGTGCGCGCCGTGGCGGCGTCGATCCGCGAGCACCGGCTCCCCAACTACGTGCTGGACCCGGTGATGGTGGCCACCAGCGGCGACCGCCTGCTGGACGCCGACGCCGAGCGGACGATCGCCCGGGAGCTGCTCCCGCTGGCGGCGCTGGCGACGCCCAACCTGGACGAGGCGGCGCTCCTGGTGGGCGAGGCGCTGGAGGACGAGGCGGGGATGCGGCGCGCGGCGGCCGCGCTGGTGGAGATGGGCGCCCGGGCCGCGCTGGTGAAGGGCGGCCACCTGCGCGCGCCCGAGCTGGTGGACGTGCTCTTCGACGGGCGCGAGTGGCGCGAGTGGCGCCGCCCGAAGCTCGACACGCGCAGCACGCACGGCACGGGGTGCACCCTCTCCGCCGCCGTGGCCGCGGGCCTCGCGCACGGCCGGCCGCTCCGCCGCGCGGTGGAAGACGCGCTGGAGTACGTGCAGCGGGCGCTCGCGGCCGCCCCCGGCCTCGGCTCCGGCCACGGCCCGCTGAACCACATGGTCCCCGCGCCGCCGCCGGGGCCATAGCCGCTACGGGCGCGAGGTCCTTCGAGCCCGAAGCCCCTCCTCGATCGGCGAGGAGGGGCTTCGGCGTTCCGTGGGCACCGTCGGGCTCATACCAGATTGCCGAGCATTGTTCTGGTTCCGAACGGATTGGGAATCACACAGAGGACACAGAGAACACGGAGGAACTGAAGACTCGATTGAAGTTTCTCTGTGTCCTCTGTGTGAGACTTTATCGGAAAGCTGTACCCGAACGATTCTCTGCAAAGTGGTATCAGCTCTCCGGCGTGCCGGAGCCGCCGGGGAGGGCAGCGGGGGCGGAGCCGCCCACCTCCAGCTTGCGGCGGAAGTCGGACTCCTCCAGCAGGAGCTGCACCGAGCGGTCGATGCTGTTCAGGTGCTCCTCCATCAGCGCCATGCGCCGCTCCAGCATCACCACCGCGTCGTCGTTGCCCCTCAGCTCCCGGTACCGCGCCCACGACTCCATCACCGGCTTGAGCGCGATGCGCGCGGTGATGCCGACGATCGGCACCAGGATGGTCAGGCCGCCGAAGATGACGCCCAGGATGGGGATGAGCAGTTCGAAGCCGTCCATGAGAGCTATCGCGGGCGCAGGTGGTGGGCTAATCGAGTAAACGGCAGGCGCTTACGGCCGCCGCGGGGGATTGGTTTCAGCAGCGCCGCCGCGCGATCCGCCGGGCGGCCCGACGGGTCCGGAGGGCTTAGGCGGCCGCCTCCGAGGCGAGGTTGACCGGGGCGACGCGGGGAAGCACCCCGCGCACCAGCGCCACCAGCCGGTCGCGCACCCGGGCGCCGACCTCGATCACCTCGTCGTGCGTGAGGGGGTGGCCCGCCAGCCCTGCGGCCAGGTTGGTGATGCAGGAGATCCCCAGGCAGCGGACCCCCAGCGCCCGCGCCACCAGCACCTCGGGCACGGTCGACATCCCCACCGCGTCGGCGCCGAGGCGGGCCAGCATGCGGATCTCGGCGGGGGTCTCGTAGCTGGGGCCCAGCACCGCCGCGTAGACGCCCTGCGTGACCGGGATCCCCAGCCCGAGCGCCACCTCCTCGGCCACGCGGCGCAGCTCCCGGTCGTACGGGTCCGACATGTCGGGGAAGCGCTGCTCGCCGGGGACCACGCGGCCGATCAGCGGGTTGCGCCACATCAGGTTGAGGTGGTCGGCGATCAGCATCAGGTCGCCGGGCTCCATCCCGGGGCGCAGCCCGCCGGCGGCGTTGGTGAGCACCATCACCTCGGCCCCGAGCGCCGCCAGCGCGCGCACGGGGAGCGCCACGTCCTCGGGCCGCCACCCCTCGTACAGGTGGAAGCGGCCCTGCATGGCGGCCACCTCCACCCCCTCCAGCCGCCCGGCCACCAGCGCGCCCGCGTGCCCCGCCAGCTCCTGCGTGCGCCGCGGGAAGCCGGGGATCTCGCCGAACGGGATGCGCACCGCGTCCTCGATCTCCTCCGCCAGCCCGCCGAGTCCCGACCCCAGCACCAGCACCGCGCCCGGCGCCCGCGTGATCCGCTCGCGCAGGAAGTGCAGCGTCTCCGTGATCCCCGTCATCTCTCCTCCCCTGGAAGCGCCGGAGATATAGGCGCCTCCCCCGGACGGCGCAACGTGACGGGAAGGTCGGACCCAGGACGACGGGTGGAGCGCCGCCGGTACGGATCTGGCCGGAGCGCCCGGGCATGACGAAATCCGACCGACAGGACCACACGGGCGAGCGGCGGGACGGCGGGAGCCGCGCGCTCGCGCTGGGCGCCGTGGCGGTGGGCGCGGCGGCGGGGTTCGCGCTGCTGAACGCCGCCGTCGTCCGCCGCCACACCGCGGCCGCCGACGAGGAGGTGCGCAGGCGCACGGCGAGCCCCCGCGGCCACCCGGCCCGCCGCGTGGCCCGAGCCATGGCGCCCGCCGGCAAGTGGTGGACGTACGTCCCGGCGGCGCTCGCGGCGTCCACCTGCGTGCTCGCCGGCCCCGGGCCGCGCGGGGAGGACGCGGCGCGGTCGCGCAGGGCCGGCGCGGGCGCCGTGATGCTGGCGGGCGCCGTGGCCACCGCGCTCAACCCGGCGTTCGACCGCTGGCTCCCCCAGCCGCCGACGCCGCCCGGGCACCGGAAGCGCAACAAGCCGGTCTTCCCGAGCGGCCACGCCTTCGGCCCCGGCGCCGTGTCCCTGGCCGCCGCGTACGTCCTGGCGCGCGAGGAGATCGCCCGCCCCGCCGCCACCGTCCCTGTGGCGCTGGCGCTGCCGCTCGCGCTGGCCGGTGGCCGCGTGCTGGAGGAGAAGCACTGGGCGTCCGACGTGCTCGGCGGACTCCTGGGCGGCCTCGCCGTCGCCGCCGCGTGCCTCGCCGCGTACGAGGCCGTGCGCGGGCGATGACGGCGGGCGGCGCCGCCACGAACCCGTCCACTCGAGGAGCCTCTCCCGGCCTGACGGGTCTGCTCCCGAGGCCACCCTCTCCGCGCCACCGTACGCAGGCACCTGCCCACGCGCTGGCGCACCTTTTCCGGTCGCGAATGTATCTTGCCCGGACGAGCGGACCAGCCTAGATTCGGAATAAACTGGACGGACCGCACCCAGCCAACGGGCTTCCATGTCGCGGAAGATCACGGCCGACGAGGTCGCCGACTACTTCATCGCCCTGGCGCACCAGCGGAGCGCTTCGGTGAACAACCTGAAGCTCCAGAAGCTGCTGTACTACGCGCAGGCGTGGCACCTGGCGCTGTACAACCGGCCGCTGTTCCCGGAGAAGTTCCAGGCGTGGATCTCCGGACCGGTGATCCCGTCCGTATACTGGCGCTTCAAGGAGTTCGGAATCTGCGACATCCCCCCGTCTCCGGCCGTCCCGGCACTTCCGCCCGATGCCGCGGCGTTCCTGAACGAAGTAGCGGGCGAATACCTTCTCCTGGACGAGTGGGAGCTCGACGGAATGACGCGCCGCGAGCTTCCCTGGCTGGAGGCCCGCGGGGGGATCGATCCCGCGGACCCTTGCAGCACCGAGCTTTCGGAAGAGGACATGCGGGCATACTTCCGGCGCCTCGCCGACGCCGCCTGAGTCGTGAAGCGAGATCTCCGCTCCCCAGGGATCCGGCGCGCAGATCGGCTGCTGCTTTTCTCGTTCAGGTTCCTCGATACGTCGCATCCGGCGTTCGACGTCGGCGGGCAGAGCGGGCGCTATTTCCAGCTCCTCCTGGCGCGTCTGAGGGAGTTGTCGATGCTCAGCGTGTCCGAGTTTCGCGCCAGCCGCTCGGGAACCCTGCGGGTCCATCCGATCAACTTCGCGGACGAGCGCGTATCGGTCGACGGGTTCGGCATCCGCGGCGACATCGACGCGGACGAGCTGGCGTGGCAGTTCGCCCTCTCGGCGAACGAGCACGGGCGGGTGCACGGGTTCCTGGTCGACGACACCTTCTTCGTGCGCTGGCTGGACCCGGAGCACAACCTCTACGCCTGAGCCCCGGGCGAGGGACCGGCGAGCCTGCCGGGAGCGGCGCCCATCGCGGCGCCGCTTCGCGTTTCATGCGCCTGCCGGGACGGCACGCGGCGAAACCCGCCACAATGGCCCGGAACCGCGGCGCGAAGCTGCGGATATGGCAGGAAAACGGGAGAAACAGGTGGCATCGGCGTTGCACCCCCCGGCAGGCAGCAACCCTGTGCGCCGGGGGCCGAGGGCAGGCCCCGGGGCGCCATCATCCCACGTCTACCAACGAACGCGAAAGGACCTAGCGTATGGCGAAGGTCATCGGGATCGACCTGGGCACCACCAACTCCGTCGTCGCGGTGATGGAGGGCGGAGACCCGGTGGTGATCCCCAACGCCGAGGGCGGACGCACCACGCCGTCCGTCGTGGCGTTCACCAAGGACGGCGAGCGCCTGGTGGGCCAGGTGGCCCGCCGCCAGGCCATCACCAACCCCAAGAACACCGTCTTCTCCATCAAGCGCTTCATGGGCCGCAAGGAGGCCGAGGTGAAGAGCGAGGAGAAGATCGTCCCCTACGAGGTGGTCAGCGGCTCCGGCGGGCTGGCGCAGGTGAAGGTGCCCAACGCGGGCGACAAGCTGTTCACCCCGCCCGAGATCTCGGCGATGATCCTGCAGAAGATGAAGCAGACCGCCGAGGACTACCTGGGGCAGCCGGTGACGCAGGCGGTGATCACCGTCCCCGCCTACTTCAACGACGCCCAGCGGCAGGCCACCAAGGACGCCGGCAAGATCGCCGGCCTGGAGGTGCTGCGCATCATCAACGAGCCCACGGCCGCGGCGCTGGCGTACGGCCTGGACAAGAAGAAGGACGAGAAGATCGCGGTCTACGACCTGGGCGGCGGCACCTACGACATCTCCATCCTGGAGCTCGGCGAGGGCGTCTTCGAGGTCAAGGCCACCAACGGCGACACCCACCTGGGCGGCGACGACTTCGACCAGCGCATCATCGAGTGGCTGGTCGACGAGTTCAAGCGCGACCAGGGGATCGACCTCAGCAAGGACCCCATGGCGCTGCAGCGCCTGAAGGAGGCGGCGGAGAAGGCCAAGATGGAGCTGTCGACCACCATGTCGACCGACATCAACCTGCCCTTCATCACCGCCACGCAGGAGGGGCCCAAGCACCTGAACGTGACGCTCACGCGGGCGAAGTTCGAGCAGCTGGTGGACGACCTGGTGCAGCGCACCATCCCGCCGATGGAGAAGGCGCTGGCCGACGCCGGGCTCAAGCCGGGCGACATCGACGAGGTGATCCTGGTGGGCGGAAGCACCCGCATCCCCAAGATCCAGGAGGTGGTGAAGACCTTCTTCGGGAAGGACCCGCACCGGGGCGTCAACCCCGACGAGGTGGTCGCCGTGGGCGCGGCGATCCAGGGCGGCGTGCTGACGGGCGACCTGAAGGACGTGGTGCTGCTGGACGTGACGCCGCTCAGCCTGGGCATCGAGACGCTGGGCGGTGTGTTCACCAAGCTGATCGAGCGCAACACCACCATCCCCGCCGAGCGGAGCGAGGTGTTCTCGACCGCCGAGGACAACCAGACCACGGTGGAGATCCACGTGCTCCAGGGCGAGCGCGAGATGGCGATGTACAACAAGACCATCGGCAAGTTCCAGCTCACCGGCATCCCGCCGGCGCCGCGGGGCATGCCGCAGATCGAGGTGACGTTCGACATCAACGCCGACGGCATCCTGCACGTCTCGGCCAAGGACCGCGCCACCGGCAAGGAGCAGAAGATCCGCATCGAGGCCTCCAGCGGGCTCTCCGAGAGCGAGATCGAGCGGATGGTGAAGGACGCCGAGAGCCACGCCAGCGACGACAAGCAGCGCCGCGAGCAGGTGGAGGCGCGCAACCGGCTGGACTCGCTGGTCTACCAGGTCGACAAGGACAAGAAGGAGTGGGAGGACAAGCTGGACGAGTCCACCCGCACCGGGCTGAACGAGGCGGTCGAGCGGGCGCGCCGGGCGCTCAAGCAGGACGACGTGAACGAGGTCAGGAGCGCGGCCGAGGCGCTCCAGCAGGCCTTCACCGCGGCGGGCGCGCAGATCTACGCCTCGCAGCAGCAGACGGCGGGGGCCGAGGCCGGCGCCGGGGCCGACGCGGGCTTCAGCGGCGGCGCCACGGCGGGCGCCGGGTTCGAGGGCGACGCCACCGCGCGCGCCGGCGGCCAGGGCGCCCCGGAAGACGTGGTCGAGGCCGACTACGAGATCGTCGACGACAACAAGTAGCGCCGCCGGCGCTCGCCTCCGCCGCGAGGGCTTCGGCCCCGTCCCGATGGCCGGGGCGGGGCCGAAGTCTTGCAGCGCACGGCGAGTGCGAAAGTGCGAAGTGCGAGAGTGCGAAAGTGCGGAGTACGAGGTGCGGCGTGCAGCCGGGGAACCGCGCCGGGGCGGCGGGGTTAATCCTCGGCTAATCCGCGCGGGCTTCCCGAGCGCGCGGCTTCGACGGCAGTATTGATGGGGCGCTCCAGCCCCCGATGTACCCTCACCCGCAGCGTGCCATGCCAGATCCAGTTCGTGCCAAGCTCAAGCTGATCGGCTTCACGGCCGTGGCGTTCACCGGCGGGATCCTGCTGGCCTCGGGGCTCGACCTCACGGCCGGGAGCCACGCCACCACGGTGCTGCAGACGGCGCCCACCCGGCAGGACATCAAGCCGGTGGCCGACCTCAGCCAGGCCTTCATCTCCATCGCCGAGTCGGTGACGCCGGCGGTGGTGGCGATCGAGACCGAGCGCAACGCCGGCGCCCAGGGGCGCGACCGGGAGCAGGTTCCCGAGGACCTCCGGCGGATGTTCCCGTTCCGCTTCCCCGACCAGGACGTGCCGCAGGAGGCGCGCGGCTCGGGGTTCCTCATCAGCGAGGACGGCTACATCATCACCAACAACCACGTGGTGCAGGAGGCCGACCGGATCAACGTGGTCTTCCAGGACAACCGGCACCTGCAGGCGCGCCTGGTGGGGCGCGACCCCAACACCGACATCGCGGTGATCAAGGTGGAGGGGCGCTTCCCCATGGTGCGCATGGCCCGCTCCGAGGAGGCGCGCATCGGCGAGTGGGTGCTGGCCATCGGCAACCCGCTGGACCTGGGGATCACCGTGACCTCGGGGATCATCAGCGCCAAGGGGCGGGGGCTCGACATCATCCGGCAGTCGTCGGGGAGCAACTGGGCGATCGAGGACTTCATCCAGACCGACGCGCCGATCAACCCCGGCAACTCGGGCGGCCCGCTGGTGAACCTGCGCGGCGAGGTGGTGGGGGTGAACACGGCCATCGCCTCGCGCACCGGCTTCTACTCGGGGTACGGGTTCGCCGTCCCCATCGACCTGGCGCGGCGCATCGCCGACGACCTGATCCGCTACGGCAAGGTGCGCCGGCCCGCGCTGGGGGTGCACGTGACGCAGGTGTCGCCCGAGGACGCCGAGGTCTACAAGCTGGAGCGCATCGAGGGCGTGGTGGCGCAGGACTTCCCCGAGGGGAGCGCCGCCCGCCGCGCCGGCCTGGAGCCGGGCGACGTGATCGTGTCGGTCGACGGCAAGCCGGTGGAGCGCGTGGGCCAGTTCCAGCGCATCATCGCCTCGTACCGCCCGGGCGACGAGGTCACCCTGGACCTGATCCGCTACGGCAACCGCCGCCGCGTGAAGGTCACGCTGTCGGAGGCGCCCACCGAGCCAGTGGCCACGCGCGTGGCCGGCGGCCCCGAGCGCGGCACTCCCGAGAGCGAGTCGGGCTCCCGGCTGGGGGTGGCGGTGTCGCCGCTCACGACGGAGCTGGCCCGGCAGCTCGGCTACGACCAGACCGGCGGCATCGTCATCACCGACGTGCAGCCGTACGGCCCGGTGGGCCGCCTGGGCGTGGGCGAGGGGACGCGCATCCTGGCGGTGGACGGCCGGCCGGTGCCGGACGTGGCCTCCTTCCGCCGCGCCGTGGCGGGGAAGGGGCCGGGCGACATCGTCTCGCTCCAGCTGCAGTTCCGCAACGGCTCGCGGACGATCCTGAACGTGCGGCTGCCGTCGTGACCGCGAAGTGCCGAGTGCGAAGTGCTGAGCAGGTGAGGAGCTGGAGGTAGGATCGATGTCTGCCTGACGAGGAACGGCCGCCCGATGCGTGGGCGGCCGTTCGCGTTGTCGAATCACGCAGAGCAGCAGAGGAGAGCGCTGTTCTCTGCTGACTCTGCTGCTCTGCGTGAGACATTCGGTTTCAACCTCGATCCAGCACGACGTCCGGCGATGCGGCGCGGCTCACGCGGCCCGCGACGGCTCGTGGCCGCGGCGGTGGAAGGCGGGGCCGCGCCAGCCGCAGGCGGTGCAGGTGCGGTAGCTGGAGCGGCCGAGGGTGAGCAGGCGCAGCGGCCGGAACCACGGGGGCGGGCGCCGGCGGACGGTGCGCCGGCGGCAGCGCGGGCAGTCCTTCCCGAACGCGGGGCCCGAGAGGTCGAGCTCCGGCTTCCAGCGGCGCGAGCGCCAGTACGGCAGCAGCCACTCGCAGCGGGGACAGCGCAGCGTGGTGAAGCGCACGGTGTGCGCGCACTTCCGGCAGAGCAGCATGCGAGTCGTCGTCGAGAGGCGGACGGCCTCCCGCGTCCGGCGAGGGAGCGGGGGCCGCCCGGTGCATGCGCACGAAAAAGGCCGCTCCCGACAGGAAGCGGCCTTCGATCTTTCGGGATGCAGTAGCAGGGGGGGGACTCGAACCCCCGACCCCGGCATTATGAGTGCCGTGCTCTAACCAGCTGAGCTACCCTGCCTCGGGCCGACGAAAGAGGCCGGTCCGCCGGGGACCGGCCCCTTTCGGGATAGCGGGGGCGGGATTCGAACCCGCGACCTTCGGGTTATGAGCCCGACGAGCTACCAGGCTGCTCCACCCCGCGTCGTAGGCCATAAATGTAAGCGCCAGGCCCGCGTGTGTCAAGGCTGGGCCGGGGCGTTCTTCCCCGCCCCGCCCGAGTCGACGGGGACGAAGCGGTACAGCGTCTCGCCCTCGCGGATCATCCCGAAGCGCTCGCGGGCCACCCGCTCGACGGCGGCCGGGTCGCGCTCCAGCCTCCCCGCCTCGGCGCGAAGCGAGTCCACCTCGGCCCTGGTGCGCGCCAGCCGCTCCTCGGCCGCGCGGCGGTCGCGCTTCAGCCGCAGCAGGTCGAAGAGCGAGTACTCGCCGCCCCAGACGGCGTAGTACGCCGCCAGGGCCAGCACGGCGCCCGCCAGCAGGCGCCGCACCCGGGCGGGGCTCAGCCCCACAGGCCGCGGCCCGGGTAGCGCGCGGCCGCGCCCAGCTGCTCCTCGATGCGCAGGAGCTGGTTGTACTTGGCCACGCGGTCGGTGCGGCTGGCGCTGCCGGTCTTGATCTGCCCCACCCCGGTGGCCACGGCCAGGTCGGCGATGAAGGTGTCCTCGGTCTCGCCCGAGCGGTGGCTCATCACGGCGCGGAAGCCCGCGGCGCGCGCCATCTCGATCGCCTCCAGCGTCTCGGTGAGGGTGCCGATCTGGTTGACCTTGACCAGGATGGCGTTGCCCACCCGCTCGCGGATGCCGCGCGCCAGTCTCTGTGTGTTCGTGACGAACAGGTCGTCGCCCACCAGCTGCAGCCGGTCGCCGAGCGCGGTGGTGAGCAGCTTCCAGCCGTCCCAGTCGTCTTCGGCCAGGCCGTCCTCGATGGAGCGGATCGGGTAGCGGGCGCTCCAGTCGCGGTAGAACTCCACCATCTCGGCGGCGGTGCGGCGCTCGCCGGTGGACTTGTGGAAGACGTAGCCGCCGTCGCGGTACAGCTCCGAGGCCGCCACGTCGAGCGCGAGGACGACCTGCTCGCCGGGGGTGTAGCCGGCGCGCTCGACGGCCTGGAGGATCACGGCCAGCGCCTCCTCGTTGCTGGCCAGGTCCGGCGCGAAGCCGCCCTCGTCGCCCACGCCGGTGCCCTTCTTCTGCTCGGAGAGCACCTTCTTGAGCGTGTGGAAGATCTCGGCGCCGATCCGGAGCGCCTCGGAGAAGCTCTCCGCGCCCACGGGCATCACCATGAACTCCTGGAAGTCGACGGTGTTGGCGGCGTGCGCCCCGCCGTTCAGGATGTTGAGCATGGGGACGGGGAGCACGTTGGCCAGCGGCCCGCCCAGGTAGCGGTAGAGGGGGAGCCCGCAGTCGGCGGCGGCGGCGCGCGCGGCGGCCAGCGAGACGGCCAGGATGGCGTTGGCGCCCAGGCGGGCCTTGTTGGGGGTGCCGTCGAGCGCGATCATCGCCCGGTCGAGGCCCGCCTGGTCGTAGGCGTCGCGGCCGTGGAGCGCCTCGGCGAGCTCGCGGTTGGCGTTCTCGACGGCGCGGCGCACGCCCTTGCCCAGGTAGCGCCCCGCGTCGCCATCGCGCAGCTCCACGGCCTCGTGCTCGCCGGTGGAGGCGCCGCTGGGGACGGCCGCGCGCCCGAAGGCGCCGCTGGAGAGCACGACGTCGGCCTCGACGGTGGGGTTGCCGCGCGAATCGAGGATCTCGCGGGCGTGGATGCGCTGGATGGTCGCCATGTATCCGGGAACAGGTTCGGACTCGTCGTGGGAAGGGGAAACGCGCGCGGAACGTACCTTTCGGGGTGCGGGAAGTCAACAGAATCGCGGGTGGACTGTTCCGCTCGGCACGAGGTCCGGCAAAAGATTTTTCTCACGCAGAGGAAGCAGAGGTAGCAGAGAAACACCATGCGGATGATGAGTTCTCTGCTACCTCTGCTGACTCTGCGTGAGGCCTGTTGTTTTCAGGATTCGGAATCGATGCCTGTGGGACCGGCCCCCGCGCAGGCGTGGGACGGCGCAAACCTCCGCGCCGTTGCTTGTAAACGGTTCCGCGTCTCGCTATCTTCTTCGTCCTACTGCCATTCCGGCCCGCCGAGCCCGTTCCCCCGACGCGCGGCCCCACCCCACCCGACCCGCATGGCGAACCCGGCGAAACTGAGGGAGCAGGCCCGCGCCTACGAGCTGCGCGACCAGTGGCACGCGGCCATCGGCACCTACCACGAGCTGCTGGAGGCGTCCGAGGGCGGCGACGTCGACATCGGCATCTGGAACCGCATCGGCGACCTGCACCTGCGGCTGAACGAGACCGAGCTCGCCATCCAGGCGTACGAGTCGGCCGTCTCCGCGTACGTGGAGGTGGGGCTCTACAACAACGCCATCGCGCTCTGCCGCAAGGTGCTGCGCCTGGTGCCGGGGCGGGCGCAGACCTACCTGCGCCTGGGGCAGATCAGCGCCGCCAAGGGGTTCTTCGCCGACGCGCGGCAGAACTTCCTGGAGTACGCCGACCGCATGCGCAAAGCGGGGAAGGTGGACGCCGCCTTCGACGCGCTGAAGGAGTTCGCCGACCTCTCCCCCGACCCGGCGGACGTGCGCCGCCTGCTGGCCGACCAGT
This genomic stretch from Longimicrobium sp. harbors:
- a CDS encoding M48 family metallopeptidase, whose protein sequence is MRIRLTSPLRAGALALALGGTAVAGGCAPAVTTQQEQQLGANYAAQINRQLPLITDRATNDYVNQLGRRIASQADQRGIPYTFYVVNSDVVNAFAIPGGYVYVNRGVIERADNMSELAGVLAHEIGHVVERHGLQQMQRAQNANTMLGVLYGVLLRRPPSTVERAGIQVGGSAVFAGYGRDAEREADRVAITYLVRSGISPNGLPSFFEELLSERRRNPSRVEQWFSTHPLEQERVANTRAAIQATPGANSSRLTTDTREFQSFRARVRSLTPVPRDRR
- a CDS encoding M48 family metallopeptidase, translated to MSARFGGGVRTRRLRARVRPAGAALALLPLLLAGCISEKREQALGDQIAANVNARVPLVRDVPLNLYVNELGGLIARHSARPDVRYHFYIVDTDAVNAFALPGGHIYVNRGLIERTSNVSELAGVLAHEIGHVAARHGAKNLQRQMRTSSMSTLLYQTILGRKPLLDQQALQLGNQLWFAAHSRHDEAEADRLAVGYLIDTGVDPNGMLTLFDSLAHEEQAAPDGTPAAAWFSTHPATAHRIEVTRARIAELLPAHPREQLATNNASYPLFLRRLYALPPPAPVFNLN
- the thiD gene encoding bifunctional hydroxymethylpyrimidine kinase/phosphomethylpyrimidine kinase — protein: MTTLPVALTIAGSDSGGGAGVQADLKTFHAFGVFGASALTAVTVQNTRGVTGVHAIPVDTVRAQVRAVAEDLPPAACKTGMLATSELVRAVAASIREHRLPNYVLDPVMVATSGDRLLDADAERTIARELLPLAALATPNLDEAALLVGEALEDEAGMRRAAAALVEMGARAALVKGGHLRAPELVDVLFDGREWREWRRPKLDTRSTHGTGCTLSAAVAAGLAHGRPLRRAVEDALEYVQRALAAAPGLGSGHGPLNHMVPAPPPGP
- a CDS encoding purine-nucleoside phosphorylase encodes the protein MTGITETLHFLRERITRAPGAVLVLGSGLGGLAEEIEDAVRIPFGEIPGFPRRTQELAGHAGALVAGRLEGVEVAAMQGRFHLYEGWRPEDVALPVRALAALGAEVMVLTNAAGGLRPGMEPGDLMLIADHLNLMWRNPLIGRVVPGEQRFPDMSDPYDRELRRVAEEVALGLGIPVTQGVYAAVLGPSYETPAEIRMLARLGADAVGMSTVPEVLVARALGVRCLGISCITNLAAGLAGHPLTHDEVIEVGARVRDRLVALVRGVLPRVAPVNLASEAAA
- a CDS encoding phosphatase PAP2 family protein translates to MTKSDRQDHTGERRDGGSRALALGAVAVGAAAGFALLNAAVVRRHTAAADEEVRRRTASPRGHPARRVARAMAPAGKWWTYVPAALAASTCVLAGPGPRGEDAARSRRAGAGAVMLAGAVATALNPAFDRWLPQPPTPPGHRKRNKPVFPSGHAFGPGAVSLAAAYVLAREEIARPAATVPVALALPLALAGGRVLEEKHWASDVLGGLLGGLAVAAACLAAYEAVRGR
- a CDS encoding type II toxin-antitoxin system antitoxin SocA domain-containing protein; translated protein: MSRKITADEVADYFIALAHQRSASVNNLKLQKLLYYAQAWHLALYNRPLFPEKFQAWISGPVIPSVYWRFKEFGICDIPPSPAVPALPPDAAAFLNEVAGEYLLLDEWELDGMTRRELPWLEARGGIDPADPCSTELSEEDMRAYFRRLADAA
- the dnaK gene encoding molecular chaperone DnaK; protein product: MAKVIGIDLGTTNSVVAVMEGGDPVVIPNAEGGRTTPSVVAFTKDGERLVGQVARRQAITNPKNTVFSIKRFMGRKEAEVKSEEKIVPYEVVSGSGGLAQVKVPNAGDKLFTPPEISAMILQKMKQTAEDYLGQPVTQAVITVPAYFNDAQRQATKDAGKIAGLEVLRIINEPTAAALAYGLDKKKDEKIAVYDLGGGTYDISILELGEGVFEVKATNGDTHLGGDDFDQRIIEWLVDEFKRDQGIDLSKDPMALQRLKEAAEKAKMELSTTMSTDINLPFITATQEGPKHLNVTLTRAKFEQLVDDLVQRTIPPMEKALADAGLKPGDIDEVILVGGSTRIPKIQEVVKTFFGKDPHRGVNPDEVVAVGAAIQGGVLTGDLKDVVLLDVTPLSLGIETLGGVFTKLIERNTTIPAERSEVFSTAEDNQTTVEIHVLQGEREMAMYNKTIGKFQLTGIPPAPRGMPQIEVTFDINADGILHVSAKDRATGKEQKIRIEASSGLSESEIERMVKDAESHASDDKQRREQVEARNRLDSLVYQVDKDKKEWEDKLDESTRTGLNEAVERARRALKQDDVNEVRSAAEALQQAFTAAGAQIYASQQQTAGAEAGAGADAGFSGGATAGAGFEGDATARAGGQGAPEDVVEADYEIVDDNK